CGCCGGGCAGCTGCGGCGCGGTGTCCCCGTACGCCGGGTCGCCGGGCAGCTGGTGACCACGGTGTTCGACCTGCTCCTCGCCCAGTACGGCGTGGCCCGCGAGGGGCTGCCGGGGAGCTGGCCGACCGGCTACGACGACCCCGACCAGCCCTACACCCCGGCCTGGCAGGCGGCCATCACGGGGGTGCCCGGTGAGACGGCGGCCCGCATCGCGCGCGAGTTCGCCACCAACGCGGAGGAGTCCAAGGGCCGCTCGATGATCATCATGGGGGCGGGGACCAACCACTGGTTCCACTCCGACACCATCTACCGCTCCTTCCTCACCCTGACGACACTGACCGGCTGCCAGGGCGTCAACGGCGGCGGCTGGGCCCACTACGTGGGGCAGGAGAAGGTCCGCCCGATCACCGGCTACTCGGCGGTCGCGACGGCCGCCGACTGGCACCGGCCCGCCCGCCAGATGATCCAGACGGCCTACTGGTACCTGCACACCGACCAGTTCCGCTACGACCCCTTCAGCGCCGACACCCTCGCCGCGGCGGGCGCGGGCGGCGCGTTCGCCGGGAAGAGCACCGCGGACGTCATCGCCGCCTCGGCCCGGATGGGCTGGATGCCGTCCTACCCGACGTTCGACCGCAACCCGCTCACCCTCGCGAGCGACGCGGCAGCCGCCGGGCAGGAGGTGTCGGAGTACGTCGTGGACGAACTCAAGGCCGGGCGGCTGAAGTTCGCGGGCGAGGACCCGGACGCGCCGGAGAACTTCCCCCGGATACTGACCATCTGGCGGGCGAACCTGCTCGGCTCCTCCGCCAAGGGCAACGAGTACTTCCTCAAGCACCTGCTCGGCACCGACTCCGCCGTACGCGCCACCGAGGCACCGCCCGGTGCCCGTCCACGCGACGTGGTGTGGCGGGAGGAGGCGCCGGTGGGCAAGCTCGACCTGCTGCTCACCCTGGACTTCCGGATGACCAGCACCACCGTCTACTCCGACATCGTGCTGCCGGCGGCGACCTGGTACGAGAAGCACGACCTGAACACCACGGACATGCACCCGTTCGTGAACTCCTTCAACCCGGCCATCCCGCCGCCGTGGCAGACCCGCACCGACTGGGACGCCTTCAACACCGTCGCGGCGGCGTTCAGCCGTCTCGCCGAGGGACGGCTCGGCACGGTGAAGGACGTGGTGGCGGCGCCGCTGCTGCACGACACCCCCGACGCGATGGCCACCCCGCACGGGCGGGTCCGGGACTGGAAGGCCGGCGAGTGCGAGCCGGTCCCCGGCCGGACCATGCCCAAGCTGGTGGTGATCGAGCGCGACTACCCGGCCGTAGCCGACCGGATGACCGCCCTCGGCCCGCTGCTCGACACCCTGGGCGCCACCACCAAGGGCGTCACCTTCGACGTACGGCAGGAGCTGGAGTACCTGCGCCACAAGAACGGCACCGTGCGCGGCGGTCCGGCCGACGGCCGCCCGTCGATCGCCCGGGACGTGCAGGTCTGCGAGGCGATCCTGGCCCTCTCCGGCACCACCAACGGGCACCTGGCCACCCAGGGGTTCCGCACCCTGGAGGCCCGTACCGGCGTCGAGTTGGCCGATCTGGCCGCCGAGGCGGAGGGCAGGCGGGTCACCTTCGCCGACACCCAGGCGGGCCCCGTCCCGGTCATCACGTCGCCGGAGTGGTCGGGGACGGAGTCCGGCGGGCGCCGCTACTCGCCGTTCACCATCAACGTCGAACGCCTCAAGCCCTGGCACACCCTGACGGGCCGTCAGCACTTCTTCATCGACCACGACTGGATCGCCGAACTCGGCGAGTGGATGCCCGTCTACCGGCCGCCGCTGAACATGCACGCCCTCTTCGACGAGCCGGCGGTCGGCGACCAGGGCGAACTCGGCATCACCGTGCGCTACTTGACCCCGCACAACAAGTGGTCCATCCACTCCGAGTACCAGGACAACCTGTTCATGCTCTCGCTCTCCCGGGGCGGCCCGACCGTCTGGATGAGCAAGGAGGACGCGGCGAAGATCGGCGTGCACGACAACGACTGGATCGAGGCGGTAAACCGCAACGGCGTCGTCGCCGCCCGCGCGGTCGTCTCCCACCGCATGCCGGAAGGCACCGTCTACATGCACCACGCCCAGGACCGGCTCATCGACGTCCCCCGCACCGAGACCAACGGGCGGCGCGGCGGCGTCCACAACTCGCTGACCCGGCTGCTGGTCAAGCCCAGCCATCTCATCGGCGGCTACGCCCAGTTGACGTACGCCTTCAACTACCTCGGCCCGACCGGCAACCAGCGCGACGAGGTCACGGTCATCCGGCGCCGCACCGACCAGGAGGTGACGTACTGATGGCCTCAAGTGCGGTGCCCGG
The DNA window shown above is from Streptomyces sp. NBC_01451 and carries:
- a CDS encoding nitrate reductase subunit alpha, whose product is MSPEDSDTSDTSGTADTDPQSRRPGGRPAGLDSELADALVGTRRFFTRAEVSADHRTLYRIGGRKADDFYRDRWSHDKVVRSTHGVNCTGSCSWKVYVKDGIITWESQQTDYPTVGPDSPEYEPRGCPRGAAFSWYTYSPTRVRYPYVRGVLLEMYREARARLGDPVLAWADVVSDPERSRRYKSARGKGGLVRASWDEASEMIAAAHVHTIKEYGPDRLAGFSPIPAMSMVSHAAGARFYSLLGGVMLSFYDWYADLPVASPQVFGDQTDVPESGDWWDAGYLIMWGSNLPVTRTPDAHWMAEARYRGQKVIAVAPDYADNVKFADEWLPAAPGTDGALAMSMGHVILKEFFVDRRAGYFTDYVKRYTDLPFLVTLEQRGTGPESTYVPGKFLTAADLGGTAAEAENAEFRTVLLDAATGEPVVPNGSLGHRYGESGAGKWNLDLGDTDPLLTAAGADGGEDAVTVELTRFDTPDGTAGQLRRGVPVRRVAGQLVTTVFDLLLAQYGVAREGLPGSWPTGYDDPDQPYTPAWQAAITGVPGETAARIAREFATNAEESKGRSMIIMGAGTNHWFHSDTIYRSFLTLTTLTGCQGVNGGGWAHYVGQEKVRPITGYSAVATAADWHRPARQMIQTAYWYLHTDQFRYDPFSADTLAAAGAGGAFAGKSTADVIAASARMGWMPSYPTFDRNPLTLASDAAAAGQEVSEYVVDELKAGRLKFAGEDPDAPENFPRILTIWRANLLGSSAKGNEYFLKHLLGTDSAVRATEAPPGARPRDVVWREEAPVGKLDLLLTLDFRMTSTTVYSDIVLPAATWYEKHDLNTTDMHPFVNSFNPAIPPPWQTRTDWDAFNTVAAAFSRLAEGRLGTVKDVVAAPLLHDTPDAMATPHGRVRDWKAGECEPVPGRTMPKLVVIERDYPAVADRMTALGPLLDTLGATTKGVTFDVRQELEYLRHKNGTVRGGPADGRPSIARDVQVCEAILALSGTTNGHLATQGFRTLEARTGVELADLAAEAEGRRVTFADTQAGPVPVITSPEWSGTESGGRRYSPFTINVERLKPWHTLTGRQHFFIDHDWIAELGEWMPVYRPPLNMHALFDEPAVGDQGELGITVRYLTPHNKWSIHSEYQDNLFMLSLSRGGPTVWMSKEDAAKIGVHDNDWIEAVNRNGVVAARAVVSHRMPEGTVYMHHAQDRLIDVPRTETNGRRGGVHNSLTRLLVKPSHLIGGYAQLTYAFNYLGPTGNQRDEVTVIRRRTDQEVTY